In the Leptospira sp. WS4.C2 genome, one interval contains:
- a CDS encoding SDR family NAD(P)-dependent oxidoreductase, protein MELKNKRIVITGAGSGIGKETMLQVLKHEGVKVLACDLNEKNILVHPNVIPYKCDVSKKESLDKLFKDADKKLGGIDIFYANAGFAYYEVIGTADWDRIDRIYRTNVYSPLYCLTTLNLTRKEPFLFIVTASAMSHLALPGYAQYSSTKAAVRSFIDAYKFELKPGNRVMVVYPIATRTQFFDAAGKKVPVPFPSQSAETVAKKVVRGIQSNAREVYPSLLFRFIQILDRFLFIILPIYQKIEAMKLDSLKK, encoded by the coding sequence ATGGAACTAAAAAATAAGAGAATTGTGATTACCGGTGCAGGCTCCGGAATCGGAAAAGAGACCATGTTGCAAGTGTTAAAGCATGAAGGCGTAAAGGTTCTAGCTTGCGATTTAAATGAAAAGAACATCCTTGTTCATCCGAATGTCATACCTTACAAGTGCGACGTATCTAAAAAAGAAAGTTTGGATAAATTATTCAAAGATGCGGACAAAAAATTAGGTGGGATCGATATTTTTTATGCAAATGCAGGTTTTGCTTATTATGAAGTTATCGGTACTGCGGATTGGGACAGAATCGATCGCATTTATCGTACGAATGTATACTCTCCGTTGTATTGTCTGACGACCCTAAACCTCACAAGAAAAGAACCTTTTTTGTTTATCGTAACAGCATCCGCAATGAGTCATTTGGCACTCCCCGGTTATGCCCAGTATTCATCAACCAAAGCGGCAGTTCGTTCTTTTATCGATGCTTACAAGTTTGAATTGAAACCAGGAAACCGAGTGATGGTAGTTTATCCCATTGCGACAAGAACGCAGTTCTTTGATGCAGCCGGGAAAAAAGTTCCGGTTCCATTTCCGAGTCAATCGGCAGAAACAGTCGCCAAAAAGGTGGTGCGTGGGATCCAATCGAATGCTAGAGAAGTTTACCCATCCCTTCTTTTTCGTTTCATCCAAATTTTGGATCGGTTTTTGTTTATCATTCTACCAATTTACCAAAAAATCGAAGCGATGAAATTGGATTCTTTAAAAAAATAA